The following coding sequences lie in one Salarias fasciatus chromosome 7 unlocalized genomic scaffold, fSalaFa1.1 super_scaffold_4, whole genome shotgun sequence genomic window:
- the ckmt2a gene encoding creatine kinase, mitochondrial 2a (sarcomeric), with product MAGSFTRLISGRNTAVLLASLGAGTLTTGFLLSDGGSLAAEAKKKLYPPSSDFPDLRKHNNCMASALTPAIYAKLRDRVTPNNWTLDQCIQTGVDNPGHPFIKTVGCVAGDEESYEVFADLFDPVIKDRHNGYNPKTMKHPTDLDASKVTNGMFDENYVLSSRVRTGRSIRGLSLPPACSRAERREVERVAVTALAGLKGDLAGRYYSLGDMTEKEQQQLIDDHFLFDKPVSPLLTCAFMARDWPDARGIWHNNEKTFLIWINEEDHTRVISMEKGGNMKRVFERFCRGLQQVEQLIQERGWEFMWNEHLGYVLTCPSNLGTGLRAGVHVRLPKLSKDPRFSKILDNLRLQKRGTGGVDTAATGDTFDISNLDRLGKSEVELVQLVVDGVNYLVECEKRLERGQDIKIPAPLAQFRK from the exons ATGGCAGGCTCTTTCACACGTCTGATCTCAGGCCGGAACACGGCCGTGCTGCTGGCCAGCCTGGGCGCCGGAACCCTCACCACCGGCTTCCTGCTGAGCGACGGCGGCTCGCTGGCCGCCGAGGCCAAGAAGAAGCTGTACCCTCCCAG CTCAGACTTCCCCGacctgaggaaacacaacaactGCATGGCCTCGGCTCTGACTCCGGCCATTTACGCCAAACTGAGGGACCGGGTGACCCCCAACAACTGGACCCTGGACCAGTGCATCCAGACCGGCGTGGACAACCCGGGACACCCGTTCATCAAGACGGTGGGCTGCGTGGCCGGAGACGAGGAGAGCTACGAG GTGTTTGCTGACCTTTTTGACCCCGTCATCAAGGACCGACACAACGGTTACAACCCCAAAACCATGAAACACCCCACTGACCTGGATGCCTCCAAG GTGACCAACGGGATGTTCGACGAGAACTACGTCCTGTCCTCGCGCGTCCGTACCGGCCGCAGCATCCGAGGGCTGAGTCTGCCGCCGGCctgctcccgggcggagcgCCGGGAGGTGGAGCGCGTGGCGGTGACGGCCCTGGCCGGCCTGAAGGGCGACCTGGCCGGGCGCTACTACAGCCTGGGGGACATGAcggagaaggagcagcagcagctcatcgAC gaccacttcctgtttgacaaGCCCGTCTCTCCCCTGTTGACCTGTGCCTTCATGGCCAGAGACTGGCCGGACGCCAGAGGGATCTG gCACAACAACGAGAAGaccttcctgatctggatcaatGAGGAGGACCACACCAGGGTCATCTCCATGGAGAAGGGCGGCAACATGAAGAGGGTGTTCGAGAGGTTCTGCAGAGGACTGcagcag gtggagcagctgatccAGGAGCGAGGATGGGAGTTCATGTGGAATGAACATCTGGGATACGTCCTCACCTGTCCGTCCAACCTGGGCACCGGCCTGCGGGCAGGTGTGCACGTCCGCCTGCCAAAGCTCAgcaag GACCCACGTTTCTCCAAAATCCTGGACAACCTGCGGCTGCAGAAGAGAGGAACCGGCGGCGTGGACACGGCCGCCACCGGAGACACCTTCGACATCTCCAACCTCGACCGTCTGGGCAAATCTGAG gtggagctggtgcagCTGGTGGTGGACGGGGTGAACTACCTGGTGGAGTGTGAGAAGAGGCTGGAGCGAGGTCAGGATATCAAAATCCCCGCTCCCCTCGCTCAGTTCAGGAAGTGA
- the LOC115382753 gene encoding ubiquitin-conjugating enzyme E2 L3-like has product MAASRRLGKELDDFLKGGMKQFRNIHVDETNIFTWQGLIVPDCPPYDKGAFRIEIVFPAEYPFKPPKITFKTKIYHPNIDEKGQVCLPIISVDNWKPATKTNNVIQCLVALVNLPQPEHPLRADLAEEYTKDRAKFMKNAEEFTKKHSEKRPVD; this is encoded by the exons ATGGCTGCAAGCAGGAGACTAGgcaag GAGCTGGATGACTTTCTGAAGGGAGGAATGAAGCAGTTCCGCAACATCCACGTGGACGAAACAAATATTTTTACCTGGCAAGGACTCATCGTTCCT GACTGTCCTCCGTACGATAAAGGAGCCTTTCGGATCGAGATCGTCTTCCCGGCGGAGTACCCCTTCAAGCCCCCCAAGATCACCTTCAAGACAAAGATTTACCACCCCAACATCGACGAGAAGGGGCAGGTGTGCCTGCCCATCATCAGCGTGGACAACTGGAAGCCCGCCACGAAAACCAACAATG TCATCCAGTGCCTGGTGGCCCTGGTGAACCTGCCCCAGCCGGAGCACCCGCTGCGGGCCGACCTGGCCGAGGAGTACACTAAAGACCGCGCCAAGTTCATGAAGAACGCCGAGGAGttcacaaagaaacacagcGAGAAGCGGCCCGTAGACTGA